One segment of Podospora pseudopauciseta strain CBS 411.78 chromosome 5 map unlocalized CBS411.78m_5.2, whole genome shotgun sequence DNA contains the following:
- a CDS encoding uncharacterized protein (EggNog:ENOG503P0YV; COG:G): MPAADCQALRFSTSDVNFDKPTTSTRSSSRRSSGSMVALMPNPHRCLPMRSPMARALLLTFAILAITTLLLRSSAEVQTAIIQTAASAKQAIYLQRPLKHGADWQDTLPTPTEPHRASSTGDIAAALVNSSIPMDCNYDIARLKQWKEKYKLGGQIEYTKRYIQVSRQPIRRKSMTALNQSFLTDTIRTVDLNNPEPYQAESCPEPLVAPVSQSPFPGSANASEFMFGVSTTYKRFSDPKTSPVNEWTYWLTDGKGNTNGGKLLLMLLDAEDEQLQETHNILTTAGIDVDVYRSNAEDIMAVRYLALVPTMYNHPERPRKKWLVTCDDDTFFPSFNALKERFDEFDDGFPMYIGTFSEDVNNIQRHGSQAFGGAGVFLSVPMAGLVAERYESCKTEQKIKEANSGWGPQGDILLRKCIYENSNYKLTLLNELWQLDLYGDPSGFYESGIKPLSLHHYRGGGWHVAYPWHYTKVSNVCGEDCMMQRFRTEDDFVIANGFSVAYYPQGIDFDVNQFEATFHAAPQNHGWNLDFIMGPQRPSLHRTGRKLSWDLQEAEVLEEGMVVRQVYVRRADDWRWKNVDGSAMAGRDGVLELVWLGDRGQ, from the coding sequence ATGCCGGCTGCAGACTGTCAAGCTTTGAGATTTTCAACCTCGGACGTTAACTTTGACAAGCCCACGACGTCAAcacgcagcagcagcagacgcagcagcggcagcatgGTGGCCCTGATGCCGAACCCACACCGCTGCCTCCCCATGCGGAGCCCCATGGCGAGAGCTCTTCTCCTGACTTTTGCTATTCTCGCCATCACTACCCTCCTTCTCAGATCCAGTGCCGAAGTACAAACCGCCATCATCCAAACGGCCGCGTCAGCCAAGCAGGCGATATATCTCCAGAGACCATTGAAGCATGGCGCCGACTGGCAAGATACACTTCCGACACCAACAGAGCCACACCGGGCCAGCTCCACAGGGGATATTGCGGCTGCATTGGTCAACTCATCCATTCCTATGGACTGCAATTATGACATTGCTCGGCTGAAGCAGTGGAAGGAAAAGTACAAGCTGGGGGGCCAGATTGAGTATACGAAACGATATATCCAGGTTTCCCGTCAGCCCATACGCCGCAAGTCCATGACGGCGCTAAACCAAAGCTTCCTGACCGACACCATCAGGACAGTggacctcaacaaccccgagCCGTATCAAGCCGAGTCGTGCCCCGAGCCCCTTGTAGCGCCCGTTTCGCAGTCTCCATTCCCCGGAAGTGCCAATGCATCAGAATTCATGTTTGGTGTCTCGACCACGTACAAACGGTTCAGCGATCCGAAGACGAGCCCGGTGAACGAGTGGACGTATTGGTTGAcagatgggaaggggaataCTAACGGTGGGAAGCTGCTTCTGATGCTGTtggatgccgaggatgagcAGTTGCAGGAGACGCATAACATCTTGACGACGGCAGGGATCGATGTGGATGTGTATCGGTCTAATGCAGAGGATATCATGGCCGTGAGGTATTTGGCATTGGTGCCGACCATGTATAACCACCCGGAaaggccgaggaagaagtggcTGGTGACATGCGATGATGACACCTTCTTTCCGAGCTTCAATGCGCTGAAGGAGAGGTTTGACGAGTTTGATGACGGGTTTCCGATGTATATTGGGACGTTTTCGGAGGATGTGAATAATATTCAGAGGCATGGGTCGCAGGCGTTCGGGGGCGCAGGGGTGTTTCTGAGTGTGCCCATGGCGGGTTTGGTGGCCGAGAGGTATGAGAGTTGCAAGACGGAGCAGAAGATCAAGGAAGCGAACTCGGGGTGGGGACCGCAGGGGGATATCTTGCTGAGAAAGTGCATTTATGAGAATTCAAACTACAAGCTCACGCTGTTGAATGAGCTGTGGCAGTTGGACTTGTATGGGGATCCGTCTGGGTTTTATGAGTCGGGGATCAAGCCGTTGAGCTTGCATCATTatcgaggagggggatggcaTGTGGCTTATCCGTGGCATTACACCAAGGTGTCGAATGTCTGTGGAGAGGACTGCATGATGCAGAGGTTTCGGACCGAGGATGATTTTGTGATTGCGAATGGATTTAGTGTGGCGTATTATCCTCAGGGAATCGACTTTGATGTGAACCAGTTCGAGGCGACGTTCCATGCGGCGCCGCAGAACCATGGGTGGAATTTGGATTTTATCATGGGACCGCAGAGGCCGAGCCTGCACaggacggggaggaagcTGAGTTGGGATTTGCAGGAGGctgaggtgttggaggaggggatggtggtgaggcagGTTTatgtgaggagggcggatgattggaggtggaagaaTGTGGATGGGAGCGCCATGGCTGGGCGGGACGGGGTGCTGGAGTTGGTTTGGTTGGGCGACCGTGGACAGTAA
- the ags1 gene encoding Cell wall alpha-1,3-glucan synthase ags1 (CAZy:GH13; EggNog:ENOG503NUIM; COG:G; CAZy:GT5): MMGASVQSFFLMLLFAASSLSLPYIPEYEEYNLNQNKSARTPLDYWGEWPDHDFQSSPENWRMPFYSLFLDRFVNGDPSNDNANGTAFEVDILSTQLRAGGDVSGLMDTLDYLQGMGIKAIYICGSPFINQPWSADSFSPLDLTLLDQHFGTIAVWREAIDEIHRRGMYVVFENTISTMGDLLGFEGYLNTTTPFSFTEHKAVWKSPRRYWDFPLGETLVDCEYPRFWDEHGKPVGDDVMSKMTKCRTSDFDQYGDVESFGKYPEWQKQLSKFGFVQDRLREWRPSVLDKIKLFSCMTIASLDIDGFRIDKGLTITLDAQADWSEYIRGCAKKYGKDNFFIPGEIVGGNALGALYYGRGKEPPMFAATPAESYNATNETSPSSYIRPVQALDSACFHYSAYRALTRFLGIDGEYGAEMDTRISWAEGWQDMLMTTDFINANTGKFDPRHMFGVSNQDVFRWPSIQNGTQKYLVGAFIMSLLMPGIPIVNWGEEQAFYVLENIAGNYLYGRQPMTSTNAWELHGCYKVGSEKYFNFPLDAALYGCDDPNVSLDHRDPSHPIRAVVKRFLELRTVYPALNDGFEMYQLSNYTNWIYLPGSNGTGTELGLWSYIRMPHQQLQNFSSVPHGEDPVWLMLGNENRTISYKFNCSDPQTALLSAFGAGATVRNLLYPYEEYTLEPSTKRIDDNEDELFHGCLSELSFPAWGFKAFVPVESWVGPAPVITKFLPGHDYRLESAKDGKTSVEIQIHFSQEMDCEGVFNSIEITSNTVGGAVASLNRGSLRCKKLNVVENSTKYVGQVASVWEFAATINSIPDGIHRITVRNATDKAGTGSTGSTDHFLLRVGPQSNPMVFPRHANYSRELVYAKGEDIFVRHRAAGATKFRCSQTWSSNWTPWLDYTGEDYRLPAKNWTGTNLQDWTGEHVVCQYYSKLAGSSHHQQEGDLDASNLPRRFPHLFINGHFNAFGFDAGIPNKMLQKAASGVWSVDIMAEWPTALQFNVWGLNPDGLPDQTWIFGDVNFDYVLDRLPPGSLRQNVVNITESPPSPFVGWRFEVDDATMRYSKFPAGSRVRQITIFSLMWVLPLLTGWLVVFTFTGSFYKVKHNVSGAVTKHGKLSEKLRQVFEMKEKPFPRPSRPSSDASTVGGPTRPGTSHTTGRGLNGQGLHMDIGAPRKRALIATMEYDIEDWKIKIKIGGLGVMAQLMGKALGHLDIIWVVPCVGGLENAYPNGYPVDQRAEPMEITILGSQYNVDVQYHTLRNITYVLLDAPVFRLQTPANPYPERMDDLDSAIYYSAWNQCIAEALKRFNPDIYHINDFHGALAPLYLLPRVIPCCLSLHNAEFQGMWSLGTKEEKEEVCKVFNLDQKVVERFVQFGEVFNLLHAGASYLREFQHGFGAVGVSKKYGKRSFARYPIFWGLSKIGSLPNPDPSDTAEWSPELEAASQAEKVHVDGEFEAKRAGLRRQAQEWAGLKQDADAELFVFVGRWSMQKGVDIIADVFPSVLEHNPKVQLIAIGPVIDLYGKLAAIKLARLMEQYPGRVFSKPEFTQLPPYIFSGAEFALIPSRDEPFGLVAVEFGRKGALGVGARVGGLGNMPGWYYTVESTSAKHLISQFKDAIEGALASDTETRAKMRAVSAKQRFPVARWVEEISELHSTSIQKSQKHRDKPDHLRLVGLSKTNLSRSASPTPTELQSGRPITPTSFLTPGYNGLPSGGRSPMSDAAGWPLMPPLPSLNTKRYSDVSIRSVTKGRKDFALQKVDPFFTDTDGEYTVEFQKMLANLDAKSSETDLCIEQYLVRSEKQWFQDYKSIKFGLSSSRNTSKVTLVEPPSPGRVHPRFLDVPSRPASPYTPSIASSVYSADDGDELHATHGQYVSTFETEDVPPVAHATAMQKFMLRKVFDWPIYTLILALGQILAANSYQISLLNGEQGQTAGTLYTIASIYAATSICWWVGSRNLKSVWVLSTPFAIYGLAFLFAGCAPFAQSFYARGWVQNTASGLYAAASSSGSMFFALNFGDEGGAPVRTWVIRACAVQGVQQIYISGLWYWGSLLSSYDSNGIPMARASNTIVSAVCLPVAVLMMALAVVTHLGLPDYYRQTPGSIPSFFKSVFRRKLIICFLVSVIIQNYWLSSNYGRSWRFLWTTAHAQPWQILLLIILFFGLIWIALFWQLAHLSREHSWLFPVLAIGLGAPRWAQIFWGVSGVGTSLPWASDVGGALLSRSLWLWLGVLDALQGTGVGMMLLQTTTRFHNNFALVAAQVLGSVATAVGRATAPNAVGPGPVFPNLALSLDGLGNGWFWVCLLMQGGICVAFGTFFRKEQLSKP, from the exons ATGATGGGTGCGTCGGTCCAGTCATTCTTTCTTATGCTTCTTTTTGCAGCGTCCAGTCTTTCACTTCCATATATCCCAGAATATGAGGAATACAACCTCAACCAGAACAAGTCGGCCAGGACACCCCTCGACTATTGGGGAGAGTGGCCTGACCATGACTTCCAATCATCTCCAGAGAACTGGCGAATGCCATTCTActctctttttcttgacAGATTTGTGAACGGCGACCCATCAAACGACAACGCCAATGGAACTGCTTTTGAGGTCGACATTCTTTCAACCCAGCTGCGGGCCGGCGGCGATGTAAGCGGTCTCATGGACACGCTTGATTATCTTCAGGGCATGGGTATCAAG GCAATCTACATTTGCGGCAGTCCCTTCATCAACCAGCCATGGTCGGCCGATTCATTCAGTCCATTGGACCTGACTCTCCTCGACCAACACTTTGGAACAATTGCGGTCTGGAGAGAGGCCATCGACGAGATTCACCGACGTGGCATGTATGTTGTCTTCGAAAATACCATCTCGACGATGGGTGATCTTCTTGGCTTCGAAGGATACCTCAACACGACCACACCTTTCAGCTTCACCGAACACAAAGCCGTATGGAAGTCACCCCGAAGATACTGGGATTTTCCGCTGGGAGAGACCCTAGTTGATTGCGAGTATCCACGGTTTTGGGATGAGCATGGAAAGCCTGTTGGAGACGATGTGATGTCTAAGATGACCAAGTGTCGAACCAGTGACTTTGACCAG TATGGTGATGTCGAGTCTTTTGGCAAGTACCCAGAATGGCAGAAACAATTATCCAAGTTTGGCTTCGTGCAGGATCGTCTCCGAGAGTGGCGGCCAAGTGTTCTCGACAAGATCAAACTGTTTTCTTGCATGACTATCGCAAGTCTCGACATCGATGGCTTTCGTATCGACAAGGGCCTGACCATCACACTCGACGCTCAAGCAGATTGGTCCGAGTACATCAGGGGATGCGCCAAGAAATATGGCAAAGACAACTTTTTTATTCCGGGCGAAATCGTTGGTGGGAATGCGCTAGGCGCTCTGTATTATGGTCGAGGCAAAGAGCCTCCCATGTTCGCTGCGACACCAGCCGAGAGCTACAACGCAACGAACGAAACAAGCCCGTCTTCGTACATTCGTCCCGTACAAGCGCTGGACTCTGCTTGTTTTCATTATTCTGCTTATCGTGCTCTCACACGATTTCTTGGCATCGATGGCGAATACGGCGCTGAAATGGATACTCGGATCAGTTGGGCAGAGGGGTGGCAAGATATGCTCATGACGACGGATTTTATCAACGCCAACACTGGCAAGTTCGACCCCCGTCACATGTTTGGCGTGTCCAACCAAGATGTCTTTCGCTGGCCGTCAATTCAAAATGGGACGCAAAAGTACCTGGTTGGCGCCTTCATCATGTCTCTCTTGATGCCTGGCATCCCTATCGTCAACTGGGGCGAGGAGCAGGCCTTTTATGTGCTCGAAAACATCGCCGGTAATTATCTTTACGGTCGTCAGCCCATGACTTCAACGAATGCATGGGAGCTTCACGGTTGCTACAAAGTCGGATCTGAAAAGTACTTCAATTTTCCCCTCGACGCTGCCCTCTACGGCTGCGACGATCCCAACGTCAGCCTCGATCATCGTGATCCTTCACACCCAATCCGAGCAGTCGTCAAGAGATTTCTGGAACTAAGAACAGTCTACCCGGCACTTAACGATGGCTTTGAGATGTACCAATTATCGAATTATACCAACTGGATATACCTTCCCGGATCAAACGGAACTGGCACAGAGCTGGGTCTATGGAGCTACATCAGAATGCCCCATCAACAACTGCAAAACTTTTCGTCAGTACCTCATGGTGAGGACCCGGTGTGGCTAATGCTAGGAAACGAGAACAGAACCATCAGCTACAAGTTCAACTGCTCTGATCCTCAGACAGCTTTGCTATCAGCCTTCGGAGCAGGTGCCACGGTCAGGAACCTCCTATACCCCTATGAGGAGTACACACTTGAACCTTCAACCAAGCGAATTGATGACAATGAAGATGAGTTATTTCACGGCTGCTTGAGTGAGCTCAGCTTCCCCGCTTGGGGGTTCAAGGCCTTTGTTCCCGTCGAAAGCTGGGTCGGCCCAGCTCCTGTCATCACCAAGTTCCTCCCAGGTCATGACTATCGCTTGGAGTCTGCCAAGGACGGCAAAACATCTGTGGAGATACAGATACATTTTTCACAGGAGATGGATTGTGAGGGTGTGTTCAACTCCATCGAGATTACATCCAACACGGTCGGCGGAGCTGTTGCGTCGCTCAATAGGGGGTCCCTGAGATGCAAGAAGCTGAATGTCGTTGAAAATTCCACAAAATACGTTGGTCAGGTCGCATCGGTGTGGGAATTCGCCGCCACAATCAACTCCATTCCCGATGGCATTCACCGCATTACAGTACGGAATGCCACCGACAAAGCGGGCACGGGCAGTACGGGATCAACGGATCACTTCCTGTTGCGAGTTGGGCCCCAGAGCAATCCCATGGTCTTCCCCAGACATGCCAACTACTCCAGGGAGCTTGTCTACGCTAAAGGAGAGGACATCTTTGTTCGCCACAGAGCAGCAGGCGCCACCAAGTTCCGATGTTCTCAAACATGGAGCTCGAACTGGACCCCATGGCTCGATTACACGGGCGAAGACTACAGGCTACCAGCCAAGAATTGGACAGGAACAAACCTGCAGGATTGGACTGGCGAGCATGTCGTCTGTCAGTACTACAGCAAGCTTGCTGGAAGtagccatcaccagcaagAAGGTGACCTGGATGCATCCAATCTACCCCGGCGTTTCCCCCACCTCTTCATCAACGGTCACTTCAATGCGTTCGGGTTCGACGCAGGCATTCCAAACAAGATGCTCCAGAAGGCCGCCAGTGGTGTTTGGTCTGTGGATATCATGGCTGAGTGGCCAACCGCTCTGCAATTTAACGTTTGGGGCTTGAACCCGGATGGTCTTCCGGACCAGACGTGGATTTTCGGTGATGTCAACTTCGACTATGTGCTTGATAGACTGCCCCCTGGGTCCTTGAGGCAAAATGTTGTCAACATCACTGagtctcccccttccccttttgtGGGATGGCGGTTTGAAGTGGACGATGCCACCATGAGATACAGCAAGTTTCCAGCAGGCAGCAGGGTACGGCAGATTACAATCTTCTCGCTCATGTGGGTGTTGCCGTTGCTTACGGGATGGCTCGTCGTCTTCACATTCACCGGGTCGTTTTACAAAGTCAAGCACAATGTTTCAGGCGCTGTCACGAAGCATGGTAAACTGTCTGAGAAGCTCCGGCAAGTTTTCGAAATGAAGGAAAAGCCATTCCCTCGACCGAGTCGACCCTCGTCTGATGCATCCACTGTCGGTGGTCCAACACGGCCCGGGACATCACACACAACCGGCAGAGGGTTGAATGGCCAAGGCCTTCATATGGACATTGGGGCTCCTCGCAAGAGGGCCCTCATTGCCACAATGGAGTACGATATCGAAGACTGGaagatcaagatcaagatcgGTGGTCTTGGTGTGATGGCACAACTGATGGGCAAAGCTCTTGGCCATCTAGATATCATCTGGGTCGTCCCGTGTGTTGGGGGTCTTGAGAACGCATATCCTAATGGGTACCCAGTTGATCAACGTGCTGAGCCTATGGAGATCACGATTCTCGGCTCTCAGTACAATGTCGATGTTCAATACCACACGCTCCGGAATATCACCTACGTTCTGCTCGATGCACCAGTTTTCCGCCTTCAAACACCCGCCAATCCGTACCCGGAAAGAATGGATGATCTTGACAGCGCCATTTACTACTCGGCTTGGAACCAGTGTATTGCCGAGGCCTTGAAGCGCTTCAACCCGGACATTTACCACATCAACGACTTCCACGGCGCCCTTGCCCCATTGTACCTACTCCCTCGTGTTATTCCATGCTGTCTTTCTCTGCACAACGCCGAATTTCAGGGAATGTGGAGCCTTGGAacgaaagaagaaaaggaggaggtctGCAAGGTTTTCAATTTGGACCAGAAGGTTGTGGAACGATTTGTGCAATTTGGCGAGGTCTTCAACTTACTGCACGCGGGAGCTAGTTATCTGCGGGAGTTCCAACACGGCTTCGGAGCGGTGGGAGTCTCCAAGAAGTATGGCAAGAGAAGTTTTGCACGATATCCAATTTTCTGGGGCCTCTCAAAGATTGGAAGCCTTCCAAATCCAGATCCTTCGGACACAGCTGAGTGGTCGCCGGAGCTTGAGGCAGCTTCCCAGGCTGAGAAGGTTCACGTTGATGGCGAGTTTGAAGCTAAGCGTGCTGGGCTCCGTCGGCAAGCCCAGGAATGGGCTGGCTTGAAGCAAGATGCAGATGCTGAATTGTTTGTCTTTGTTGGTCGATGGTCTATGCAGAAGGGGGTGGATATTATTGCAGACGTGTTCCCGTCTGTGTTGGAGCACAATCCAAAGGTGCAGTTGATTGCCATCGGGCCAGTTATCGACCTCTATGGCAAGTTGGCTGCTATCAAATTGGCAAGACTTATGGAGCAGTATCCTGGTCGGGTTTTCTCCAAGCCAGAATTTACGCAGCTGCCTCCATATATCTTCAGTGGTGCTGAATTTGCGCTTATTCCATCTCGCGACGAGCCGTTTGGCTTGGTGGCAGTGGAAtttgggaggaagggagcgttgggggtgggagctCGAGTTG GTGGCCTCGGGAACATGCCCGGGTGGTATTACACTGTCGAATCAACATCGGCCAAGCATCTCATCAGTCAATTCAAAGATGCCATCGAGGGCGCCCTCGCCTCAGATACCGAGACTCGTGCGAAGATGAGAGCTGTCTCAGCCAAACAGCGCTTCCCAGTCGCGCGATGGGTAGAAGAGATCAGCGAGCTTCACAGCACATCAATCCAAAAGTCTCAGAAGCACAGGGACAAGCCAGACCACCTCCGACTTGTTGGACTCTCCAAGACAAATCTCTCACGTTCTGCTTCACCCACACCGACAGAACTACAGTCTGGCCGACCCATCACTCCTACCTCGTTTCTCACGCCTGGCTACAACGGCCTGCCATCAGGTGGAAGAAGTCCGATGTCTGATGCAGCAGGATGGCCACTTATGCCTCCTCTGCCATCTCTAAATACCAAGAGATACTCGGATGTCTCTATTCGTTCTGTCACCAAAGGGCGCAAGGACTTTGCACTGCAAAAGGTTGACCCGTTCTTCACGGACACTGATGGCGAATACACTGTCGAGTTCCAGAAGATGTTGGCGAATCTTGATGCCAAATCTTCAGAGACCGATCTCTGCATTGAGCAATATCTGGTCCGGTCTGAAAAGCAATGGTTCCAAGACTACAAGAGCATCAAATTCGGATTATCTTCGTCTCGAAACACATCCAAGGTCACTCTTGTGGAACCACCTTCGCCAGGTCGTGTTCACCCTCGCTTTTTGGATGTTCCATCCCGCCCAGCAAGCCCCTACACACCCAGTATTGCGTCTTCGGTCTACTCAGCCGATGATGGAGACGAATTGCATGCCACTCATGGGCAGTATGTTTCCACTTTTGAGACGGAAGATGTGCCTCCCGTGGCGCATGCGACTGCTATGCAGAAGTTCATGCTTCGAAAGGTGTTTGACTGGCCTATTTACACTCTCATTTTGGCGCTTGGACAAATCCTAGCTGCCAACTCGTACCAGATTTCCCTGCTCAATGGCGAACAGGGTCAGACAGCGGGAACGCTTTACACTATTGCCTCGATTTACGCCGCAACGTCCATTTGCTGGTGGGTCGGTTCCCGCAATCTCAAATCTGTCTGGGTCTTGTCTACACCTTTTGCCATCTACGGTCTTGCCTTTCTCTTTGCTGGCTGCGCGCCGTTTGCGCAGTCATTCTATGCGCGAGGCTGGGTCCAGAACACAGCCTCTGGGCTGTATGCAGCAGCATCTTCCAGCGGATCAATGTTCTTTGCTCTCAACTTTGGCGACGAGGGCGGTGCGCCAGTGAGGACATGGGTCATCCGTGCCTGCGCTGTGCAGGGTGTACAGCAAATTTACATCAGCGGTCTCTGGTACTGGGGATCTCTTCTCAGTTCTTACGACAGCAACGGCATCCCCATGGCGCGGGCATCCAACACGATTGTGTCGGCCGTCTGTCTCCCTGTTGCGGTTCTGATGATGGCATTAGCGGTTGTCACCCACCTCGGCTTGCCTGATTATTACCGCCAAACTCCGGGGTCCATCCCATCATTTTTCAAGTCTGTTTTCCGACGCAAGCTAATTATC TGCTTCCTCGTTTCCGTCATAATCCAAAACTACTGGCTCTCCTCCAACTACGGCCGCAGCTGGCGCTTCCTCTGGACGACGGCCCACGCCCAACCCTGGCAGATCCTGctgctcatcatcctcttctttGGCCTAATCTGGATCGCGCTCTTCTGGCAACTCGCCCACCTGTCGCGCGAGCACAGCTGGCTCTTCCCCGTGCTCGCCATCGGCCTCGGCGCACCACGTTGGGCGCAAATCTTTTGGGGTGTCTCCGGGGTTggcacctccctcccctggGCATCAGACGTGGGCGGGGCTCTGCTGTCGAGATCGTTATGGCTTTGGCTCGGGGTCTTGGATGCGTTGCAAGGCACGGGGGTGGGCATGATGCTTTTGCAGACCACGACGAGGTTTCACAACAATTTTGCGCTGGTGGCGGCGCAGGTGCTGGGGAGTGTGGCTacggcggtggggagggcgaCGGCGCCGAACGCGGTTGGGCCGGGGCCGGTGTTTCCCAATTTGGCGTTGAGtctggatgggttggggaatgggtggttttgggtttgtttgttgatgcAGGGGGGGATATGTGTGGCTTTTGGGACGTTTTTTAGGAAGGAGCAGTTGAGTAAACCTTGA